From Candidatus Omnitrophota bacterium, the proteins below share one genomic window:
- a CDS encoding SUF system NifU family Fe-S cluster assembly protein encodes MSNDLNELYQQVILEHNKKPRNFRKIEHPTHSAEGYNPLCGDHLNVYLTVNEDRVISDIAFLGDGCAISRASASMMTEHLKGKRIDEAAKIFEQFHKLIIGELKPEHGPNTLGKLSIFSNIWHFPARVKCASLAWHTVKGALNKEKTISTE; translated from the coding sequence ATGTCGAACGATCTCAACGAGCTCTATCAGCAGGTCATCCTGGAGCACAATAAAAAGCCCCGGAACTTCCGCAAGATCGAGCATCCCACGCATTCCGCCGAAGGATACAACCCGCTCTGCGGCGACCACCTGAACGTCTATCTGACGGTGAATGAAGACCGCGTCATCAGCGACATCGCCTTCCTCGGTGACGGCTGCGCCATTTCCCGCGCCTCCGCGTCCATGATGACCGAACACCTCAAAGGCAAAAGAATTGACGAGGCCGCCAAAATTTTCGAGCAATTCCACAAACTGATCATCGGCGAACTCAAGCCGGAACACGGCCCGAACACCCTCGGCAAACTCAGCATCTTCAGCAACATCTGGCACTTCCCGGCCCGGGTCAAGTGCGCCTCGCTCGCCTGGCACACCGTCAAAGGCGCGCTCAACAAAGAAAAAACCATCTCAACGGAATGA
- a CDS encoding cysteine desulfurase, with translation MNTAIMTSIEKIRKDFPNLRVKVHGKPLAYLDNAATTFKPRCVIDAVSEHYTSGASNVHRGIHYLSERATAAFEWTREKIKVFLNARKTSEIIFTRGTTESINLVASSYGRTFLKKGDEVLISEMEHHSNIVPWQMLCEEKGCVLKVAPINDQGELIYEEFEKLLTPRTKFVSMVYVSNSLGTINPVKKVIDAAHRAGAVVLIDGAQAVGHLPVDVQDLDCDFFAFSGHKLFGPTGVGVLYGREDLLEKMPPYQGGGDMIASVTFEKTTYNVLPYKFEAGTPNVEAVIGLRSAVEYVQNIGFDLIQAHDHELLEYGTKVLSKLPGLRLIGTAKNKVAVLSFVLPSIHAHDLGTLLDREGIAIRTGHHCTQPVMKHFGVPATSRASMSIYNTADEIDRLAEAVKKARKLFP, from the coding sequence ATGAACACGGCGATCATGACCAGCATTGAAAAAATCCGCAAAGACTTCCCCAACCTCCGGGTGAAAGTCCACGGCAAGCCCCTGGCCTACCTGGACAACGCGGCCACGACGTTCAAGCCGCGGTGCGTCATTGACGCCGTGTCGGAACATTACACCAGCGGGGCGTCCAATGTCCACCGGGGGATCCACTACCTGAGCGAACGGGCCACGGCCGCCTTTGAATGGACGAGGGAAAAAATCAAGGTCTTCCTCAACGCCAGAAAAACCTCGGAGATCATCTTCACCCGCGGCACAACGGAATCCATCAACCTCGTGGCCAGCAGCTACGGCCGCACGTTCCTGAAAAAAGGGGATGAAGTCCTCATTTCCGAAATGGAACACCACTCGAACATCGTCCCCTGGCAGATGCTCTGCGAAGAGAAGGGCTGTGTCCTCAAGGTCGCCCCGATCAACGACCAGGGAGAACTCATTTATGAGGAATTTGAGAAACTTTTAACCCCCCGGACCAAATTTGTCTCCATGGTCTACGTTTCCAATTCTCTGGGGACCATTAATCCTGTCAAAAAAGTGATCGACGCCGCCCATCGGGCCGGCGCGGTGGTCCTGATCGACGGCGCGCAGGCTGTGGGCCATTTGCCCGTTGACGTCCAGGACCTGGACTGCGACTTTTTCGCTTTTTCCGGGCACAAACTCTTCGGCCCCACCGGCGTGGGCGTGCTTTACGGCAGGGAAGATCTGCTGGAGAAAATGCCTCCTTACCAAGGTGGCGGGGACATGATCGCGTCCGTCACGTTCGAGAAAACCACCTACAACGTCCTGCCGTATAAATTCGAGGCCGGAACGCCCAACGTGGAAGCCGTCATCGGACTGCGCTCCGCCGTCGAATACGTGCAGAACATCGGCTTCGATCTCATCCAGGCCCACGACCATGAACTTCTGGAGTACGGGACAAAGGTCCTCTCCAAACTGCCGGGACTGCGGCTCATCGGCACCGCCAAGAACAAGGTCGCGGTCCTGTCGTTCGTGCTGCCGAGCATCCACGCCCATGACCTGGGGACCCTGCTGGACAGAGAGGGCATCGCCATCCGCACCGGCCACCATTGCACCCAGCCGGTCATGAAACATTTCGGCGTCCCGGCCACGTCGCGCGCGTCCATGTCCATTTACAACACCGCGGACGAGATCGACCGCCTGGCCGAAGCCGTGAAAAAAGCCAGGAAGCTTTTCCCGTAA
- the sufD gene encoding Fe-S cluster assembly protein SufD: MAQDLKNISFIEGLKDFEKHFLAPSPDWLKTVRQDAFSRALELGIPTVKNEEWKYTNVAPITQHKYRLPKDKGKLTEKEQFDLYCDPAEVNLVFLNGVFCPELSQTRAPAGIRVSTIAQAVKGQDKQIAEFFNRYSSKDETAFTALNKALAEDGAYLIIEDKAFIEPLVHIVHITSSGHQAVMTSPRSLIAAGKSSQATVLESHLTFSDGITYFTNALTDIFMSENAVLTYCKAQGESRKAYHIGTTRVRQERNSNFNGFSMVTGGAITRNNLDIALNDEGISSMLNGLYCVSGDQLVDNHTAVDHRFPNCVSNQLYKGILNGSSRAVFNGKIFVKPIAQKTNSYQLNKNLLLGKGCRVDTKPQLEIFADDVKCTHGATIGQLNEDEVFYLQSRAISKKAALKMLARGFVDDILAKIPNASICRKLNVLLEPTFAAIDPHSPKRPAGHTGGG, encoded by the coding sequence ATGGCACAGGACCTGAAAAACATCTCATTCATCGAAGGACTCAAGGACTTCGAAAAACATTTCCTCGCGCCGTCGCCGGATTGGCTCAAGACCGTTCGGCAAGACGCCTTCAGCCGGGCCCTGGAACTGGGCATCCCGACGGTCAAGAACGAAGAATGGAAATACACGAACGTCGCGCCCATCACCCAGCACAAATACCGGCTGCCGAAAGACAAGGGGAAGCTGACCGAAAAAGAACAATTCGACCTTTATTGCGACCCCGCGGAAGTCAACCTCGTGTTCCTGAACGGCGTTTTTTGCCCGGAATTATCGCAAACACGCGCCCCGGCCGGCATCCGTGTGAGCACAATCGCCCAAGCCGTAAAAGGACAGGACAAACAAATCGCGGAATTTTTCAACCGTTACAGCAGCAAAGACGAGACGGCGTTCACGGCCCTCAACAAGGCCCTGGCCGAAGACGGCGCGTATCTCATCATCGAGGACAAGGCCTTCATCGAGCCGCTGGTCCACATCGTCCACATCACGTCCTCCGGCCATCAGGCCGTTATGACGTCCCCGCGCAGTTTGATTGCCGCCGGGAAATCCAGCCAGGCCACGGTGCTGGAAAGCCACCTAACATTTTCGGACGGCATCACGTATTTCACCAATGCCCTCACCGACATCTTCATGTCCGAGAACGCCGTGCTGACTTACTGCAAGGCCCAGGGGGAGAGCCGAAAGGCCTACCACATCGGCACCACGCGGGTGCGGCAGGAGCGGAACTCCAACTTCAACGGATTTTCCATGGTGACAGGGGGGGCGATCACGCGCAACAACCTGGACATCGCGCTCAACGACGAGGGCATCAGCAGTATGCTCAACGGGTTGTACTGCGTCTCCGGGGACCAGCTTGTGGACAACCACACCGCCGTGGACCACCGTTTTCCCAACTGCGTGAGCAACCAGCTTTATAAGGGGATCCTCAACGGCTCCTCGCGCGCGGTTTTCAACGGCAAAATCTTTGTCAAGCCCATCGCCCAAAAAACCAACTCCTACCAGCTCAATAAAAATCTTCTGCTGGGCAAGGGGTGCCGCGTGGACACCAAACCCCAACTGGAAATTTTCGCCGATGACGTGAAGTGCACCCACGGCGCCACCATCGGCCAGCTCAACGAAGACGAGGTTTTTTATCTGCAATCTCGCGCGATCTCGAAAAAAGCCGCGCTCAAGATGCTCGCCCGCGGGTTCGTGGACGACATCCTGGCCAAAATCCCGAACGCGTCCATCTGCCGGAAATTGAACGTCCTGCTGGAACCGACGTTCGCGGCGATCGACCCCCACAGCCCTAAACGCCCAGCAGGGCATACCGGTGGGGGTTAA
- the sufC gene encoding Fe-S cluster assembly ATPase SufC — protein MLEIKNLHAKINDTEILKGINLAINPGEVHAIMGPNGSGKSTLAKIISGHPEYEVTDGEILYEVNFKKINVLELEPEARAREGIFLAFQYPVEIPGVSSSVFLRAAFNEICRHQGAEEMDPMDFDEYLRKKMKLLSMDEKFINRPVNVDFSGGEKKRNEILQMAILNPRLSVLDETDSGLDIDSMKIVADGVNKLKTKNNAFLVITHYQRLLNYIVPDFVHILHDGKIIRSEGKELAMKVEENGYDWLTGSR, from the coding sequence ATGCTGGAAATCAAGAATCTGCACGCCAAGATCAACGACACAGAAATCCTGAAGGGGATCAACCTGGCCATCAACCCCGGCGAGGTCCACGCCATCATGGGGCCCAACGGGTCCGGGAAAAGCACCCTGGCCAAGATCATCTCCGGCCATCCCGAATATGAAGTGACGGACGGGGAGATCCTCTATGAAGTGAACTTCAAAAAGATCAATGTCCTCGAACTGGAACCGGAAGCGCGAGCCAGAGAGGGGATCTTTCTGGCGTTCCAGTACCCGGTCGAGATCCCGGGCGTCAGCTCGTCGGTCTTCCTGCGCGCCGCGTTCAACGAGATCTGCCGCCACCAGGGGGCCGAAGAGATGGACCCGATGGACTTTGACGAGTATCTTCGCAAAAAGATGAAGCTGCTGAGTATGGATGAAAAATTCATCAACCGGCCGGTCAACGTGGATTTCTCCGGCGGCGAAAAAAAGCGCAACGAGATCCTGCAGATGGCCATCCTCAATCCGAGACTGTCGGTCCTTGATGAAACCGATTCCGGCCTGGACATCGACTCCATGAAAATTGTGGCCGACGGCGTGAACAAGCTCAAAACCAAAAACAACGCCTTTCTAGTCATCACCCACTACCAGCGCCTTTTGAATTACATCGTGCCGGATTTCGTGCACATCCTCCACGACGGGAAGATCATCCGGTCGGAAGGCAAGGAGCTGGCCATGAAAGTCGAAGAGAACGGCTATGACTGGCTGACAGGTTCACGATAA
- the sufB gene encoding Fe-S cluster assembly protein SufB: protein MLNEKTIGENKLSSRDYKYGFYTDVESDSIPKGLNEDIIRLIAEKKSEPGWMLDWRLKSYKHWKTMTEPHWPNFQYGPIDYQGLRYYNAPKKRKSGPGSLEEVDPEIIKTFEKLGIPVGEQKRLSGVAVDAVFDSVSVGTTHQSELAKLGVIFCSMTEAIQHHPDLVRKYLGSVVPHSDNFFAALNSAVFSDGSFCYIPKGVKCPLELSTYFRINAAESGQFERTLIVAEDNSQVSYLEGCTAPSRDENQLHAAVVELVALDNAEIKYSTVQNWYSGDKEGRGGIYNFVTKRGKCLGKRSKISWTQVEAGAAITWKYPSVILQGDNSVGEFYSVALTNNRMQADTGTKMIHIGKNTRSTVVSKGISTDESNNNYRGLIKIMPSADGARNFSQCDSMLVGNKCSANTFPYIEVKNSTAVLEHEASTSKINAEQLFYLRSRGLDLEGAISLIINGFCKEVFKELPMEFAVEAVKLLEMKLEGSVG, encoded by the coding sequence ATGCTCAACGAAAAAACCATTGGGGAGAACAAGCTCTCCAGCCGCGATTATAAATACGGTTTTTATACCGACGTGGAGTCCGACAGCATCCCCAAAGGGCTGAACGAGGACATCATCCGCCTGATCGCGGAAAAGAAAAGCGAGCCCGGCTGGATGCTGGATTGGCGGCTGAAATCCTACAAGCACTGGAAAACCATGACGGAGCCGCACTGGCCGAACTTCCAGTACGGTCCGATCGACTACCAGGGCCTCCGCTACTACAACGCGCCCAAAAAACGCAAAAGCGGGCCGGGCAGCCTCGAAGAGGTGGACCCGGAGATCATCAAGACCTTTGAGAAACTCGGCATTCCGGTGGGAGAGCAGAAACGCTTGAGCGGAGTGGCCGTGGACGCCGTTTTTGACAGCGTCTCCGTCGGGACAACGCACCAGTCCGAACTGGCCAAACTCGGGGTCATCTTCTGCTCCATGACCGAGGCCATCCAGCATCACCCGGACCTGGTAAGAAAATATCTGGGGTCCGTCGTGCCGCATTCCGACAACTTTTTCGCCGCCCTCAATTCCGCGGTGTTCAGCGACGGTTCGTTCTGCTACATCCCCAAAGGCGTGAAATGCCCGCTGGAGCTGTCCACGTATTTCCGCATCAACGCCGCGGAATCGGGCCAGTTCGAGCGCACGCTGATCGTGGCCGAGGACAACAGCCAGGTCAGTTACCTGGAGGGCTGCACCGCGCCTTCGCGCGACGAAAACCAGCTGCACGCGGCCGTGGTCGAGCTGGTGGCCCTGGATAACGCCGAGATCAAATATTCCACCGTCCAGAACTGGTACTCCGGGGACAAGGAAGGCCGGGGCGGGATTTACAACTTCGTGACCAAGCGCGGCAAATGCCTTGGCAAGAGATCCAAGATCTCCTGGACCCAGGTCGAGGCCGGCGCCGCGATCACCTGGAAATACCCGAGCGTTATCCTGCAAGGCGACAATTCGGTCGGAGAATTCTACTCGGTCGCGCTGACCAATAACCGCATGCAGGCCGACACCGGGACCAAGATGATCCATATCGGAAAAAACACCCGGAGCACGGTCGTGTCCAAAGGGATCTCCACGGACGAATCGAACAACAATTACCGCGGCCTGATCAAAATCATGCCGTCGGCGGACGGGGCGAGGAACTTTTCCCAGTGCGATTCCATGCTGGTCGGGAACAAATGCAGCGCCAACACGTTTCCCTATATCGAGGTCAAAAACAGCACCGCCGTGCTGGAGCACGAGGCCTCCACGTCCAAGATCAACGCGGAGCAGCTGTTCTACCTGCGCTCCCGCGGGCTTGACCTGGAAGGGGCCATTTCGCTCATTATCAACGGCTTCTGCAAAGAGGTTTTCAAAGAACTCCCCATGGAGTTCGCTGTGGAAGCGGTCAAGCTTTTGGAAATGAAGCTGGAAGGAAGCGTGGGGTGA
- a CDS encoding Rrf2 family transcriptional regulator, producing the protein MFKINRKIEYALISLKHMSTKAPGQLTSAKEICDAYHTPFDPTSRVLQIMAQNGILHAEQGAHGGYLIVKDLTKITVGDLNDLIVGPIKIASCFSGNYSHCELNVSCNVIGPMLNLNERISEMFHQIKVTDLIQSRNSGEKNIRVKPFLAHKGNN; encoded by the coding sequence ATGTTCAAAATCAACCGCAAAATCGAATACGCCCTGATCTCCCTGAAACACATGAGCACCAAGGCCCCGGGGCAACTGACATCCGCCAAAGAGATCTGCGACGCCTACCACACGCCGTTCGACCCGACCTCGCGCGTTTTGCAGATCATGGCCCAGAACGGCATCCTGCACGCCGAGCAGGGCGCCCACGGCGGGTATCTGATCGTGAAAGACCTGACCAAGATCACCGTCGGCGACCTGAACGACCTGATCGTCGGCCCGATCAAGATCGCCAGCTGTTTTTCCGGCAACTACTCGCACTGCGAGCTCAACGTCAGCTGCAACGTGATCGGCCCGATGCTGAACCTGAACGAACGGATCAGCGAGATGTTCCACCAGATCAAGGTCACGGACCTGATCCAGTCCCGCAACTCGGGGGAGAAGAACATCCGGGTCAAACCATTTTTGGCCCACAAGGGCAACAATTGA
- a CDS encoding 4a-hydroxytetrahydrobiopterin dehydratase, giving the protein MDTPLAQKKCTPCEGKSNPLSAEAAGEYLTHVPGWALQPDAKAIAKDFTMKNFLAAVRFIEKIAVVAEEENHHPDIHLTGYRKLRVELSTHAIGGLSDNDFILAAKIDQLPAELKERSA; this is encoded by the coding sequence ATGGACACGCCGTTAGCGCAAAAAAAGTGCACACCCTGTGAGGGGAAGAGCAACCCGCTGAGCGCGGAGGCCGCCGGAGAGTATTTGACACATGTGCCCGGCTGGGCGCTTCAACCGGACGCAAAAGCCATCGCCAAAGATTTCACGATGAAAAATTTTTTGGCCGCGGTCCGTTTCATCGAGAAAATCGCCGTGGTGGCGGAGGAAGAAAATCACCACCCGGACATCCACCTGACCGGATACCGGAAACTGCGTGTCGAACTGAGCACACATGCCATTGGCGGATTGTCGGACAATGATTTTATTCTCGCGGCAAAGATAGACCAGTTACCGGCGGAACTCAAGGAACGGAGCGCTTGA
- a CDS encoding NifU family protein has product MDIRLMVQSTPNPNALKFVLNIPVKTDGKVTYKRIEDCVHNPLAMKIFGLDHIEEVFFFDNYITVTQNGDADWDVLEEQVKKTVLDNIQAHDPNFKTEEPKRALPATDNPEVARVEEILNQTIRPALQMDGGDIQIISLENNILMVNYQGACGSCPSSSMGTLKAIENILRDQYNQDIVVEMAPY; this is encoded by the coding sequence ATGGATATCCGATTAATGGTCCAAAGCACACCCAACCCCAACGCGCTCAAATTCGTCCTGAACATCCCCGTTAAGACCGATGGGAAAGTGACTTACAAGCGGATTGAAGACTGCGTCCACAATCCGCTGGCCATGAAAATTTTCGGCCTCGACCATATCGAAGAAGTTTTTTTCTTTGACAATTACATCACGGTCACGCAAAACGGCGACGCCGACTGGGACGTCCTCGAGGAACAGGTCAAAAAGACCGTCCTGGACAACATTCAGGCCCACGACCCTAATTTCAAAACCGAAGAGCCCAAGCGAGCTTTGCCGGCAACCGACAACCCGGAAGTCGCCAGAGTTGAGGAAATCCTTAACCAAACCATCCGTCCGGCCCTGCAGATGGACGGGGGAGACATCCAGATCATCTCCCTGGAAAATAACATCCTCATGGTCAACTACCAGGGCGCCTGCGGCTCCTGCCCCAGCTCCAGCATGGGCACGCTCAAGGCCATCGAGAATATTTTAAGGGATCAATACAACCAGGACATCGTCGTTGAAATGGCGCCGTATTGA
- the lhgO gene encoding L-2-hydroxyglutarate oxidase, translated as MKNDYDYLIVGSGIIGLAMARALKASRPQASVLVIDKEPDTAYHASGRNSGVLHAGFYYTANSMKAKFTVDGNRRMKEYCRGRGIPINECGKLVVAQDEKELESLFELERRGKRNGSNIEMVDEKRAAQLEPNIRTFQKALHSPDTASVDPKQVCQALKEDLKAQGVDFSFDTEYLSRDGNTVRTSKGEFRAVRVINCAGLYADKVAHDFGFGKNYTMIPFKGLYLKYTKNKTDIRMNIYPVPNLQNPFLGVHFTKTVAGDIKIGPTAIPAFWRENYQGLDGLRGGELTEVLFHEAKLFLKNSFHFRDLAFEEMRKYRKGYFVALAQKLVRQIDPDGFTEYTKPGIRAQLLDKKTSTLVQDFVVEGDKHSTHILNAVSPAFTCAFPFTEFVAKQHIWG; from the coding sequence ATGAAAAACGATTACGATTACCTCATCGTCGGCTCCGGGATCATCGGGCTGGCCATGGCGCGCGCGCTCAAAGCGTCCAGGCCGCAGGCCTCGGTCCTGGTGATCGACAAGGAGCCCGACACCGCTTACCACGCCTCAGGCCGGAACAGCGGGGTCCTGCACGCCGGGTTTTACTACACGGCCAACAGCATGAAGGCCAAATTCACCGTTGACGGCAACCGCCGGATGAAGGAATACTGCCGCGGCCGCGGCATCCCGATCAACGAGTGCGGAAAACTGGTCGTGGCCCAGGACGAAAAGGAACTCGAATCCCTGTTTGAACTCGAACGGCGGGGCAAGAGGAACGGCTCCAACATCGAGATGGTGGATGAAAAACGGGCCGCCCAGCTCGAACCCAACATCCGCACCTTTCAAAAGGCCCTGCACTCCCCGGACACGGCCAGCGTGGATCCCAAACAGGTCTGTCAGGCCCTGAAAGAAGACCTGAAGGCCCAGGGCGTGGACTTCAGCTTTGATACGGAATACCTTTCCCGCGATGGCAACACTGTGCGGACCTCAAAAGGCGAATTCCGGGCTGTCCGGGTCATCAACTGCGCCGGCCTCTACGCGGACAAGGTCGCGCATGATTTTGGATTCGGCAAAAACTACACCATGATCCCGTTCAAAGGGCTGTATCTCAAATACACAAAGAATAAGACCGACATCCGCATGAACATCTACCCCGTGCCGAATCTGCAAAACCCGTTCCTGGGCGTGCATTTCACCAAGACCGTGGCCGGCGATATCAAAATCGGTCCGACGGCCATCCCGGCGTTCTGGCGAGAAAATTACCAGGGGCTTGACGGATTAAGGGGAGGAGAGCTGACCGAGGTCCTTTTCCATGAAGCGAAACTTTTCCTGAAAAATTCCTTCCATTTCCGCGACCTGGCCTTTGAGGAGATGCGCAAATACCGCAAGGGCTATTTCGTCGCCCTGGCGCAAAAACTTGTCCGGCAGATCGACCCGGACGGGTTCACCGAATACACTAAACCCGGCATCCGCGCCCAGCTCCTGGACAAGAAGACCTCAACCCTGGTCCAGGATTTTGTCGTGGAAGGGGACAAACACAGCACCCACATCCTCAACGCCGTTTCTCCCGCCTTCACCTGCGCTTTCCCGTTCACCGAATTTGTCGCCAAACAGCACATTTGGGGCTGA
- a CDS encoding CDGSH iron-sulfur domain-containing protein: MGDPIIAQKGPYVVEVEPGTYAWCACGKSTNQPYCDGSHRGSEFRPIIQKIDAKQQVAWCGCKHSAKKPFCDGTHRTL; this comes from the coding sequence ATGGGTGATCCGATCATCGCTCAAAAAGGCCCTTATGTTGTTGAGGTCGAACCGGGAACGTATGCCTGGTGCGCCTGCGGGAAGTCGACGAACCAGCCGTATTGCGACGGGTCGCACCGCGGCAGTGAATTCCGTCCGATCATTCAAAAGATCGATGCTAAACAACAGGTGGCCTGGTGCGGATGCAAGCACAGCGCCAAAAAGCCGTTTTGTGACGGGACCCACAGGACTTTGTGA
- a CDS encoding CDGSH iron-sulfur domain-containing protein has product MPKYSPLIMDVEAKSYSWCSCGLSQKQPFCDGTHGSTGLFPKVVRFEEKKKVAWCMCKATSTPPFCDGTHKTVS; this is encoded by the coding sequence ATGCCAAAATACTCGCCCCTGATTATGGATGTGGAGGCCAAGAGTTACTCCTGGTGCTCCTGCGGCCTGTCCCAAAAACAGCCCTTCTGCGACGGGACTCACGGCTCCACCGGCCTTTTCCCCAAGGTCGTCCGTTTTGAAGAAAAGAAAAAGGTCGCCTGGTGCATGTGCAAGGCGACCTCCACCCCGCCGTTTTGCGACGGTACGCATAAAACTGTCAGCTGA
- the metW gene encoding methionine biosynthesis protein MetW, with translation MSDPLPDNIRPDHKLIIDMVEPGSKVLDLGCGNGDLLQLLIKHKNCRGTGIELDEKAVFNCLERGVSVSQGDLDNSMQDYSDKRFDYVILNESLQEVLNPEHVLKESARVGKKVIVGIPNFCNISARLQIALLGQVPVTKSLPYKWYNTPNLRFLSLKDFRNFCQERGITIEKERAVVGKTEIPFCKNLLAYVGVFLLKKE, from the coding sequence ATGAGCGACCCTCTGCCGGACAACATCCGCCCGGACCACAAACTGATCATCGACATGGTCGAGCCCGGATCCAAGGTCCTGGACCTGGGTTGCGGCAACGGGGACCTTCTGCAACTTTTGATCAAACACAAGAATTGCCGGGGGACAGGCATCGAACTCGACGAAAAGGCCGTGTTCAACTGCCTGGAGCGGGGTGTTTCGGTGTCGCAGGGGGACCTGGACAACAGCATGCAGGATTATTCGGACAAACGCTTCGACTACGTGATCCTCAATGAAAGCTTGCAGGAAGTCCTCAACCCCGAGCACGTTCTCAAGGAATCCGCGCGGGTGGGGAAAAAAGTCATCGTCGGCATCCCTAATTTTTGCAACATCTCCGCGCGCCTGCAGATCGCCCTGCTCGGCCAGGTGCCTGTCACCAAATCCCTGCCGTACAAATGGTACAACACCCCCAACCTGCGTTTTCTGAGCTTGAAGGACTTCCGGAATTTCTGCCAGGAGCGCGGCATCACCATCGAAAAAGAACGCGCGGTCGTCGGCAAGACCGAGATCCCGTTCTGCAAGAATCTCCTCGCCTACGTCGGGGTTTTCCTGCTCAAGAAGGAATAA
- a CDS encoding homoserine O-acetyltransferase, whose amino-acid sequence MNKPSAENPADIQHVETQAFTFSGMTLKSGVNLGPVTLAYETYGRLNADKSNAILVFHALTGDAHAAGWHKGARKPGWWDAMIGPGRAFDTDKYFVICANVIGGCKGSTGPASVNPATGKPYGLSFPVVTVEDMTVSQKYLIDHLGIKKLLCCTGGSMGGLMALVWATKFPDAVESCLLIATNYRHTAQQIALHEVGRQAIMADPDWQNGDYYGKSIPTRGLAVARMLGHITYMSEASMEQKFGRKLFSKERLGYDFSHDFEVENYLKYRSDSFVQRFDANSYLFLSKALDYFDLSEDGKLADTFKSVTSKFLIITFTSDWLYPSYQAKQMVRALKANDIDVSFIEIATNYGHDAFLVEIDGQSRLVSNFLAKVEKERRP is encoded by the coding sequence ATGAACAAACCGTCTGCCGAAAACCCCGCGGACATCCAGCACGTTGAGACCCAGGCGTTCACATTCAGCGGAATGACGCTCAAAAGCGGCGTGAACCTGGGCCCGGTCACCCTGGCCTACGAAACCTACGGACGGCTCAACGCCGACAAAAGCAACGCCATCCTGGTTTTTCACGCGCTCACCGGCGACGCGCACGCCGCGGGCTGGCACAAGGGCGCCAGAAAGCCCGGCTGGTGGGACGCGATGATCGGCCCCGGCCGCGCCTTTGACACGGACAAATATTTCGTGATCTGCGCCAACGTCATCGGCGGGTGCAAGGGGAGCACCGGCCCGGCGTCCGTCAATCCGGCCACCGGTAAGCCCTACGGGTTGAGCTTCCCGGTCGTGACCGTTGAGGACATGACCGTGTCCCAAAAATACCTGATCGACCACCTGGGCATTAAAAAACTTTTGTGCTGCACCGGCGGGTCCATGGGAGGGCTGATGGCGCTGGTCTGGGCCACCAAATTCCCGGACGCTGTCGAGTCCTGCCTTTTGATCGCGACCAATTACCGCCACACCGCCCAGCAGATCGCCCTGCACGAGGTCGGACGCCAGGCCATCATGGCCGATCCCGACTGGCAGAACGGCGACTATTACGGCAAAAGCATCCCGACGCGGGGGCTGGCCGTGGCGCGCATGCTCGGCCACATCACCTACATGAGCGAGGCCTCGATGGAGCAGAAATTCGGCCGCAAGCTGTTCAGCAAAGAACGCCTGGGGTATGATTTCTCGCATGACTTCGAGGTGGAAAACTACCTCAAATACCGCAGCGACAGCTTTGTCCAGAGGTTCGACGCCAACAGCTACCTGTTTTTGTCCAAGGCGCTGGATTATTTCGACCTCTCGGAAGACGGGAAGCTGGCCGACACGTTCAAAAGCGTGACTTCGAAATTCCTCATCATCACGTTCACCTCGGACTGGCTCTACCCGTCCTACCAGGCCAAGCAGATGGTGCGGGCCCTCAAAGCCAACGACATCGACGTTTCCTTCATCGAGATCGCGACCAATTACGGCCATGACGCGTTCCTGGTGGAAATTGACGGCCAGTCGCGGCTGGTGTCCAACTTCCTGGCAAAAGTCGAGAAAGAGAGACGGCCATGA